One Deltaproteobacteria bacterium DNA segment encodes these proteins:
- a CDS encoding aminotransferase class I/II-fold pyridoxal phosphate-dependent enzyme: MKDFCSEKAKNFTESVIRDMTRVCLKHQGVNLAQGFPDFAAPQEIKEAAVKAIHADANQYAITWGTPALRQAIAEKFARYNGVTMDPEKEITVCCGATECMIASLMAIVNPGEEVIVFEPFYENYGPDTILCGAHPRFITLHEPDWHFDEQELTRAFSNKTKAIILNTPNNPTGKVFSREELQFIADLCLKWGVVAVTDEIYEHILYDGASHVSIASLPGMRDQTITINSISKTYSLTGWRVGWAIASAKLTGSIRKVHDFLTVGAAHPLQEAAAIALRSAPRYYQTLAEEYRERRDFLLQALEEVGFRVYRPRGAYYIMTDVGHLGFQDDFACAYYLVEKIGVATVPGSCFYSRPALGRTKVRFAFPKKMETLKQAAEKLKKFKPKK, encoded by the coding sequence ATGAAGGATTTTTGTTCCGAGAAGGCTAAAAATTTTACCGAATCGGTTATCCGCGATATGACCCGGGTTTGCCTCAAGCACCAGGGAGTTAACTTGGCTCAGGGGTTTCCGGATTTTGCCGCGCCCCAAGAAATAAAAGAAGCGGCCGTGAAGGCCATTCATGCCGATGCCAACCAATATGCCATCACCTGGGGAACCCCTGCCCTACGCCAGGCCATTGCCGAAAAATTCGCCCGATACAATGGCGTGACCATGGACCCGGAAAAGGAGATCACGGTCTGCTGCGGGGCGACGGAGTGCATGATCGCCTCCCTCATGGCCATCGTCAATCCGGGGGAGGAAGTTATCGTCTTCGAGCCTTTCTACGAGAACTACGGCCCGGATACCATCCTTTGCGGGGCCCACCCGCGGTTCATCACCCTCCATGAACCGGACTGGCATTTTGATGAACAAGAACTGACTCGGGCCTTCAGCAACAAAACCAAGGCCATCATCCTCAACACCCCCAATAACCCCACGGGCAAGGTTTTTTCCCGGGAGGAACTGCAATTCATCGCTGACCTCTGCCTGAAGTGGGGAGTTGTGGCCGTGACCGACGAGATTTACGAACATATTCTTTACGATGGGGCCAGCCACGTCAGCATCGCCTCTCTGCCGGGGATGCGTGATCAAACCATCACCATCAATTCCATCTCCAAGACTTACAGCCTTACGGGATGGCGCGTGGGCTGGGCTATTGCCTCAGCAAAGCTGACCGGATCAATCCGCAAAGTCCATGATTTTCTCACGGTGGGAGCCGCCCATCCTCTTCAGGAAGCAGCAGCCATCGCATTACGCTCCGCGCCCCGCTATTATCAGACCCTGGCGGAAGAGTACCGGGAGAGGAGGGACTTTCTTCTGCAAGCGTTGGAAGAGGTTGGATTTAGGGTTTATCGACCGAGGGGAGCGTATTACATTATGACGGACGTAGGCCACCTGGGCTTCCAGGATGATTTCGCCTGCGCTTATTATTTAGTGGAGAAAATCGGGGTGGCGACTGTACCGGGAAGTTGCTTCTATAGCCGCCCAGCGCTGGGAAGGACCAAGGTTCGCTTCGCCTTTCCTAAGAAGATGGAGACCTTGAAGCAAGCCGCCGAGAAATTGAAGAAGTTCAAACCCAAAAAATAG